The Falco cherrug isolate bFalChe1 chromosome 15, bFalChe1.pri, whole genome shotgun sequence genome includes a region encoding these proteins:
- the FRMD7 gene encoding FERM domain-containing protein 7 isoform X4 has product MVSSPLGRVKQKSCGKGLFNLTCSHVNLVEKEYFGLEFRSQAGNHVWLEPLKPITKQVKNPKEVLFKFMVKFFPVDPGHLREELTRYLFTLQIKKDLALGRLPCSDKSAALLVSHLLQSELGDFHEETDQQHLATHRYLPNQEYLDNKIMHYHRRHRGKTPAESDIQLLDVARKLEMYGIRPHPASDGEGTQINLAVTHMGVLVLRGNTKINTFNWSKIRKLSFKRKHFLIKLHANVSELCKDTLEFTMVSRDTCKAFWKTCVEYHAFFRLSEEPKSKPKALLCSKGSSFRYSGRTQRQLLEHGRKAKMKSLPFERKHYTSRYDERQCRSSPDLLTDVSKQVEELRLAYGGRGSYHANGVHASEPTLDSRRRSSTVEVTFATELERSKPEASPAFLPHSKSSSAFPLLYAELELERAWEPTDHFGARNPLTSFRPHHQFAGNSKSTSVGNMQEVTARPLVYTDVPCPPPAAALPPQVLFYLDRPPQPPCHALAPGEDAAGPVGGCGPVAAKPPRQSPSGTWTGEFHRTAACTAAGTSMAPVQESRSLARSFDYGLQEQPPKRSWSQSDMKTIRFPYGSEFRPLGPCPALSSRKAGVFWHVPAQQGLVPGLRRSTERYLGSSTESSDSDSDLLAADYCSLYGRVLRSPMARVRLSSGSLQLDEEDEEASFATSAAEERTCRGASRYFT; this is encoded by the exons ATCCTAAGGAGGTTCTTTTCAAATTTATGGTGAAATTTTTCCCAGTGGACCCCGGCCATCTGAGAGAAGAGCTGACCAG GTACCTCTTCACCCTCCAGATCAAGAAGGACCTGGCGCTGGGGCGGCTGCCTTGCAGCGACAAGAGCGCGGCGCTGCTTGTCTCCCACCTGCTGCAGT CCGAGCTGGGGGACTTCCATGAGGAGACAGACCAGCAGCACCTGGCAACCCACAGGTACCTGCCCAACCAAGAGTACCTGGACAACAAGATCATGCACTACCACCGGAGACACAG AGGGAAGACACCGGCCGAGTCAGACATTCAGCTGCTGGACGTGGCCAGGAAGCTGGAGATGTACGGGATTCGCCCGCACCCCGCCAGCGATGGCGAGGGGACACAGATCAACCTGGCTGTGACACACATGGGCGTGCTGGTCCTGCGG GGCAATACAAAGATCAACACGTTCAACTGGTCCAAAATTCGCAAACTGAGTTTCAAGAGGAAGCATTTTCTCATCAAGCTCCACGCCAACGTCTCT GAGCTGTGCAAGGACACGCTGGAGTTCACCATGGTGAGCCGGGACACCTGCAAGGCTTTCTGGAAGACATGCGTGGAGTACCATGCCTTCTTCAGGCTGTCTGAAGAGCCCAAGTCAAAGCCCAAAGCCCTTCTGTGCAGCAAGGGCTCCAGTTTCCGCTACAG cgGGAGGACGCAGcggcagctgctggagcatgGGAGGAAGGCAAAGATGAAGAGCCTGCCCTTCGAGAG GAAGCACTACACATCCCGCTACGACGAGAGGCAGTGCCGCTCCTCCCCAGACCTTCTGACGGACGTCTCGAAGCAG GTGGAGGAGCTGCGCCTGGCCTACGGCGGCCGGGGGTCCTACCACGCCAACGGGGTGCACGCCTCCGAGCCCACGCTGGACAGCCGGCGCCGGAGCTCCACCGTGGAAGTGACGTTTGCCACCGAGCTGGAGCGCTCCAAGCCCGAAGCATCGCCCGCCTTCCTGCCCCACTCCAAAAGCTCGTCCGCCTTCCCCCTGCTCTACGccgagctggagctggagcggGCGTGGGAGCCCACCGACCACTTCGGCGCCAGAAACCCTTTGACATCCTTTCGGCCCCACCACCAGTTTGCCGGGAACAGTAAAAGCACCTCGGTGGGCAACATGCAGGAGGTGACTGCCCGGCCGCTGGTGTACACAGACGTGCCGTGTCCCCCGCCCGCGGCTGCCCTGCCCCCACAGGTCCTCTTCTACCTGGacaggcccccacagcccccgtGCCATGCACTGGCACCCGGCGAAGACGCGGCAGGACCAGTGGGTGGATGTGGCCCTGTGGCAGCAAAGCCCCCCAGGCAGAGCCCGAGCGGCACCTGGACCGGGGAGTTCCATCGCACGGCTGCGTGCACGGCAGCAGGCACGAGCATGGCCCCAGTGCAGGAGAGCAGGTCGCTGGCTCGCTCCTTTGATTACGGCCTTCAGGAGCAGCCTCCCAAGCGGTCTTGGAGCCAGTCGGACATGAAAACCATCCGCTTCCCCTACGGCTCCGAGTTCCGGCCCCTGGGGCCGTGCCCTGCCCTGAGCAGCCGGAAAGCAGGCGTGTTTTGGCACGTGCCGGCCCAGCAAGGGCTGGTGCCGGGGCTGCGGCGTTCCACCGAGCGCtacctgggcagcagcaccgaGTCCAGCGACTCCGACTCCGACCTCCTGGCCGCTGACTACTGCTCCCTCTACGGCCGGGTGCTGCGGTCACCCATGGCCCGGGTGCGGCTGTCCTCTGGCAGCCTCCAGCTGGATGAAGAGGACGAGGAGGCGTCCTTCGccaccagtgctgctgaagaGAGGACTTGCAGAGGGGCCTCCAGGTATTTCACCTAG
- the FRMD7 gene encoding FERM domain-containing protein 7 isoform X5, with protein sequence MVSSPLGRVKVWLEPLKPITKQVKNPKEVLFKFMVKFFPVDPGHLREELTRYLFTLQIKKDLALGRLPCSDKSAALLVSHLLQSELGDFHEETDQQHLATHRYLPNQEYLDNKIMHYHRRHRGKTPAESDIQLLDVARKLEMYGIRPHPASDGEGTQINLAVTHMGVLVLRGNTKINTFNWSKIRKLSFKRKHFLIKLHANVSELCKDTLEFTMVSRDTCKAFWKTCVEYHAFFRLSEEPKSKPKALLCSKGSSFRYSGRTQRQLLEHGRKAKMKSLPFERKHYTSRYDERQCRSSPDLLTDVSKQVEELRLAYGGRGSYHANGVHASEPTLDSRRRSSTVEVTFATELERSKPEASPAFLPHSKSSSAFPLLYAELELERAWEPTDHFGARNPLTSFRPHHQFAGNSKSTSVGNMQEVTARPLVYTDVPCPPPAAALPPQVLFYLDRPPQPPCHALAPGEDAAGPVGGCGPVAAKPPRQSPSGTWTGEFHRTAACTAAGTSMAPVQESRSLARSFDYGLQEQPPKRSWSQSDMKTIRFPYGSEFRPLGPCPALSSRKAGVFWHVPAQQGLVPGLRRSTERYLGSSTESSDSDSDLLAADYCSLYGRVLRSPMARVRLSSGSLQLDEEDEEASFATSAAEERTCRGASRYFT encoded by the exons ATCCTAAGGAGGTTCTTTTCAAATTTATGGTGAAATTTTTCCCAGTGGACCCCGGCCATCTGAGAGAAGAGCTGACCAG GTACCTCTTCACCCTCCAGATCAAGAAGGACCTGGCGCTGGGGCGGCTGCCTTGCAGCGACAAGAGCGCGGCGCTGCTTGTCTCCCACCTGCTGCAGT CCGAGCTGGGGGACTTCCATGAGGAGACAGACCAGCAGCACCTGGCAACCCACAGGTACCTGCCCAACCAAGAGTACCTGGACAACAAGATCATGCACTACCACCGGAGACACAG AGGGAAGACACCGGCCGAGTCAGACATTCAGCTGCTGGACGTGGCCAGGAAGCTGGAGATGTACGGGATTCGCCCGCACCCCGCCAGCGATGGCGAGGGGACACAGATCAACCTGGCTGTGACACACATGGGCGTGCTGGTCCTGCGG GGCAATACAAAGATCAACACGTTCAACTGGTCCAAAATTCGCAAACTGAGTTTCAAGAGGAAGCATTTTCTCATCAAGCTCCACGCCAACGTCTCT GAGCTGTGCAAGGACACGCTGGAGTTCACCATGGTGAGCCGGGACACCTGCAAGGCTTTCTGGAAGACATGCGTGGAGTACCATGCCTTCTTCAGGCTGTCTGAAGAGCCCAAGTCAAAGCCCAAAGCCCTTCTGTGCAGCAAGGGCTCCAGTTTCCGCTACAG cgGGAGGACGCAGcggcagctgctggagcatgGGAGGAAGGCAAAGATGAAGAGCCTGCCCTTCGAGAG GAAGCACTACACATCCCGCTACGACGAGAGGCAGTGCCGCTCCTCCCCAGACCTTCTGACGGACGTCTCGAAGCAG GTGGAGGAGCTGCGCCTGGCCTACGGCGGCCGGGGGTCCTACCACGCCAACGGGGTGCACGCCTCCGAGCCCACGCTGGACAGCCGGCGCCGGAGCTCCACCGTGGAAGTGACGTTTGCCACCGAGCTGGAGCGCTCCAAGCCCGAAGCATCGCCCGCCTTCCTGCCCCACTCCAAAAGCTCGTCCGCCTTCCCCCTGCTCTACGccgagctggagctggagcggGCGTGGGAGCCCACCGACCACTTCGGCGCCAGAAACCCTTTGACATCCTTTCGGCCCCACCACCAGTTTGCCGGGAACAGTAAAAGCACCTCGGTGGGCAACATGCAGGAGGTGACTGCCCGGCCGCTGGTGTACACAGACGTGCCGTGTCCCCCGCCCGCGGCTGCCCTGCCCCCACAGGTCCTCTTCTACCTGGacaggcccccacagcccccgtGCCATGCACTGGCACCCGGCGAAGACGCGGCAGGACCAGTGGGTGGATGTGGCCCTGTGGCAGCAAAGCCCCCCAGGCAGAGCCCGAGCGGCACCTGGACCGGGGAGTTCCATCGCACGGCTGCGTGCACGGCAGCAGGCACGAGCATGGCCCCAGTGCAGGAGAGCAGGTCGCTGGCTCGCTCCTTTGATTACGGCCTTCAGGAGCAGCCTCCCAAGCGGTCTTGGAGCCAGTCGGACATGAAAACCATCCGCTTCCCCTACGGCTCCGAGTTCCGGCCCCTGGGGCCGTGCCCTGCCCTGAGCAGCCGGAAAGCAGGCGTGTTTTGGCACGTGCCGGCCCAGCAAGGGCTGGTGCCGGGGCTGCGGCGTTCCACCGAGCGCtacctgggcagcagcaccgaGTCCAGCGACTCCGACTCCGACCTCCTGGCCGCTGACTACTGCTCCCTCTACGGCCGGGTGCTGCGGTCACCCATGGCCCGGGTGCGGCTGTCCTCTGGCAGCCTCCAGCTGGATGAAGAGGACGAGGAGGCGTCCTTCGccaccagtgctgctgaagaGAGGACTTGCAGAGGGGCCTCCAGGTATTTCACCTAG